In a genomic window of Erinaceus europaeus chromosome 12, mEriEur2.1, whole genome shotgun sequence:
- the NBEAL2 gene encoding neurobeachin-like protein 2 isoform X10, translating to MEATLGPGVQKDPGYLRQWLQAVAGASENTISLSSLEPCRPEEAGAEVPLLPLDALQVLAEQLAEGGPEEVLQLLKVFIVLCRNLQNVEAGWGPVLVPHVLALLTQLVTKLKEPEVPHNHNHNGDGPQPESAAPQDGPGSPLEDVALHALLLCEGLFDPYQAWRRRHSGEVLSAKEKSKYKMPPATLPCGFSAFFSESLQDAERLPPAVLLRLIHVFGAVLAGGKENGQRAVSAGAVQGLLGVVRGWGCRPAVDSARDRRVLPLALEALVGAVHVLHASRAPPRGPELRALLEGYFRVLNTDWPAGPSPGPEEALVALRVSMLEAIPMMLACEDRPVLQATFLSNNCFEHLMRLVQNSKVLDQDADAIAVHVVRVLTCIMNGSPSAKEVFKERIGYAHLHEVLQSHGPPTHRLLQELLNMAVEGEHSVSPPPPIHNEQPVLVLTQWLPTLPTAELRLFLAQRLRWLCDSGPASRATCVQAGLVGCLLETLSTGPALGAPCQEQLLALLQALGRVSLRPSELRRLLRPPDGLESAQDGAAAASWGARHAGTVIRALSGMARHQGPTRALRYFDLTPGMAGIMVPPVQRWPGPGFTFHAWLCLHPTATSPAPALARALQRKQLYSFFTSGGSGFEAFFTAAGTLVVAVCTRREYLTVSLPEVPFADSAWHCVAVVHMPGRRPFSQSLVHIYKDGSLLKTAPLRCPSLGEPFSSCCIGSAGHRTTTTTTGLPAPPGAAALAHSHPSLTRSQSVPATAGLGWGSGLMAPLEEGSISSTLAGTQDTRWGSPTSLEGELGAVAIFHEALQPAALRALCTMGPNETAPFKPEGEFHELGSKLLLHYSPQACKNNICLDLSPSHGLDGRLTGHRVETWDVKDVVNCVGGMAALLPLLERVATQPQEAEAGPAETHDLVGPELTSGHSAQGLVLPLGKSSEERMERNTVAAFLLMLKNFVQGHTVNQESLVQCQGPAIIGALLRKVPPWAMDMNVLMSAQLLMEQVAVEGGGPLLYLLYQHLLFNFPLWTLSDFAVRLGHIQYISSIVREHRQRLRKKYGVQFILDALRMHYGPQRERPLAADDLRTMQTALLGLAREFLVRSASTEDLQVVLNFLTVAGDDNQLVGALDLLLALLQASPSQEPLAIFLLEPRNLEVLLALLLRPGSLPLLPDRVCKVLRRMQQNERLPERSRQRLRLRECGLQGLVACLPEGTVAPQLCQGLYKLFLGTDCLDLSDLLAAVQLSLQADLSVRLDICRQLFHLIYGQPDVVQLLARQPGWQDVLTRLYVLEAATAGSPLPCPPETPTSPESALARPPSESPEPSDVFLPSEGPCPDPDAVYQALSPFCTPFDLGLERASVGSGNTAGCGSGTLTPASQPSTPSPLDGPRPFPAAPGRHSSSLSNVLEDGSLPEPAVGGDDASNNSNPQQTCEEELCNLLTNVLFSVTWRGVEGTDEAAWRERGQVFSVLTQLGASATLVRPPDYIKRSLLEMMLESALTDIREAPPGGLAGLGQQALWLLRLLQDFLCAEGHGNQELWSEKLFEGVCSLLDRLGAWPHLADGTADLREMAQIGLRLVLGYVLLEDPQLHAQAYVKLHSLLQTSVPMRREEACYVLSKLEAALARALDTPRDGQPPATVAAATTERCSWLVPLVRTLLDRAYGPLGLQWGLPSLPPTNGSPTFFEDFQDFCATPEWRHFIDKQVQPIMSQFEMDTYAKSHDLMSGFWNACYDTLMSGGQRRQRQRALSRRAFQELVLEPVQHRARLEGLRYGSALKQQAAQHATALLHWGVLWRQLSSPCGAWALRDPPTPHWKLSCAETYSRMRLKLVPNHHFNPHLEASALRDNLGEGPLTPTEETSLPLAVTKEAKVSTVPEALQEDQLGEDELAALELAMEATELGQQHEKLVLSAECQLVTVVAVVPGLLEVTTQHVYFYDGSAERVETEEGIGHDFRRPLAQLREVHLRRFNLRRSALELFFIDQANYFLNFPSRAGGAPASSPAPRPQPCPSPPHTQVRNQVYSWLLRLHPHCQGYLSSRSPQDMLRASGLTQKWVQREISNFEYLMQLNTIAGRTYNDLSQYPVFPWVLQDYVSPILDLSNPAVFRDLSKPIGVVNPKHAQLVREKYESFEDPAGTIDKFHYGTHYSNAAGVMHYLIRVEPFTSLHVQLQSGRFDCSDRQFHSVAAAWQARLESPADVKELIPEFFFFPDFLENQNGFDLGCLQLTNEKVGDVVLPPWASSPEDFIQQHRQALESEYVSAHLHEWIDLIFGYKQRGPAAEEALNVFYYCTYEGAVDLDHVADERERKALEGIISNFGQTPCQLLKEPHPARLSAEEAAQRLARLDTNSPSIFQHLDQLKAFFAEVISDGVPVVLALVPHRQSHSFISQSSPDLLVTVSASGLLGTHSWLPYDRNINNYFSFSKDPNMGSPKTQRLLSGPWVPGSDVNGRALAVAPDGKLLFSGGHWDGSLRVTSLPRGKLLSQLRHHLDVVTCLALDTCGIYLISGSRDTTCMVWQLLQQGGLSVGLATKPVQVLYGHEAAVSCVAISTELDMAVSGSEDGTVIIHTVRRGQFVATLRPPGAALPGPVSHLALGSEGQIVVQSSARERPGAQVTCSLHLYSVNGRLRASRPLREQPTALAVAEDFVLLGTAQCALHILRLDKLLPAAPPLPMKVPIRSVAVTKERSHVLVGLEDGKLIVVGSGRPSEVRSGQFARKLWRSSSRRISQVSSGETEYNPAEAR from the exons ATGGAAGCAACTCTGGGGCCAGGGGTACAG AAGGACCCGGGCTACCTGCGGCAGTGGCTGCAGGCCGTCGCGGGGGCCTCTGAGAACaccatctccctgtcctctctggaGCCGTGCAG GCCGGAGGAGGCGGGCGCCGAGGTGCCCCTGCTGCCCCTGGATGCCCTGCAGGTGCTGGCCGAGCAGCTGGCGGAGGGGGGCCCGGAGGAAGTCCTGCAACTTCTCAAGGTCTTCATCGTGCTCTGCAG GAACCTGCAGAATGTGGAGGCGGGCTGGGGCCCGGTGCTGGTGCCCCATGTGCTGGCACTGCTCACACAGCTGGTGACCAAG CTGAAAGAACCCGAAGTCCCGCACAACCACAACCACAACGGGGACGGGCCCCAGCCAGAGAGCGCAGCCCCTCAGGATGGCCCCGGGTCCCCACTGGAGGACGTGGCCCTGCACGCCCTGCTTCTCTGCGAGGGTCTCTTTGACCCCTACCAGGCCTGGCGGCGCCGGCACAGCGG GGAAGTCCTCAGTGCCAAGGAGAAGAGCAAGTACAAGATGCCCCCTGCGACTTTGCCTTGTGGATTCAGTGCCTTCTTCTCAG AGAGCCTGCAGGATGCCGAGCGCTTGCCCCCGGCGGTGCTGCTACGGCTCATCCACGTCTTCGGCGCTGTCCTGGCCGGCGGAAAG gagaaCGGGCAGAGGGCTGTGAGCGCCGGTGCCGTGCAGGGCCTGCTGGGTGTGGTGCGGGGCTGGGGCTGCCGGCCGGCCGTGGACTCGGCCCGGGACCGCCGTGTACTGCCGCTGGCCCTGGAGGCGCTGGTGGGTGCTGTGCACGTGCTGCATGCCAGCCGCGCTCCCCCCCGCGGGCCCGAACTCCGTGCCCTGCTCGAGGGTTATTTCCGTGTCCTTAACACCGACTGGCCAGCCGGGCCGAGCCCGGGACCCGAGGAGGCCCTCGTTGCCCTGAGGGTCAGCATGCTTG AGGCCATCCCCATGATGCTGGCCTGTGAGGACCGGCCGGTGCTGCAGGCCACCTTCCTCAGCAACAACTGCTTTGAACACCTGATGCGCCTTGTCCAGAACAGCAAG GTGCTGGACCAGGACGCGGACGCCATCGCGGTCCACGTGGTCAGGGTGCTGACCTGCATCATGAACGGCTCCCCCTCGGCCAAG GAGGTGTTTAAGGAACGCATCGGCTATGCCCACCTGCACGAGGTCCTGCAGAGCCACGGCCCGCCCACCCACCGCCTGCTGCAAGAGTTGCTCAACATG GCCGTGGAGGGCGAGCACAGCGTAAGCCCACCGCCCCCCATCCACAACGAGCAGCCGGTGCTGGTGCTGACGCAGTGGCTGCCAACGCTGCCCACCGCCGAGCTGCGCCTCTTCCTCGCCCAACGCCTCCGGTGGCTCTGTGACAGCGGCCCCGCCAGCCGCGCCACGTGTGTGCAGGCAGGCCTGGTGGGCTGCCTGCTGGAGACGCTCAGCACAGGGCCGGCCCTGGGGGCCCCCTGCCAGGAGCAACTGCTGGCGCTGCTGCAAGCCCTGGGCCGGGTGTCGCTGAGGCCCTCGGAACTCCGCCGCCTGCTGCGGCCCCCGGACGGGCTGGAGTCGGCGCAGGACGGAGCCGCGGCCGCGTCTTGGGGCGCCCGCCACGCCGGCACAGTGATCCGGGCGCTGTCGGGAATGGCCCGGCACCAGGGCCCCACGCGCGCCCTGCGCTACTTTGACCTCACACCCGGCATGGCGGGGATCATGGTCCCCCCCGTCCAGCGCTGGCCGGGGCCGGGGTTCACGTTCCACGCCTGGCTCTGCCTGCACCCCACGGCGACCTCGCCCGCCCCGGCCCTGGCTCGAGCGCTCCAGCGAAAGCAGCTGTACAG CTTCTTCACCAGCGGCGGCTCCGGGTTTGAGGCCTTCTTCACGGCGGCGGGGACCCTGGTGGTGGCCGTGTGCACGAGGAGGGAGTACCTGACCGTGAGCCTGCCCGAAGTGCCCTTTGCCGACTCTGCCTGG CACTGCGTGGCCGTCGTCCACATGCCTGGGCGCCGGCCCTTCAGCCAGAGCCTGGTCCACATCTACAAAGACGGCTCCCTGCTGAAGACGGCCCCCCTCCGCTGCCCCTCCCTCGGCGAG CCCTTCTCCTCCTGCTGCATCGGCTCCGCTGGTCACcgcacaaccaccaccaccacggggCTGCCCGCACCACCTGGCGCTGCCGCCCTGGCTCACAGCCACCCCTCCCTCACCCGCTCCCAGTCAGTCCCGGCCACCGCCGGCCTCGGCTGGGGGTCTGGGCTGATGGCCCCCCTGGAGGAGGGCAGCATCAGCTCCACCCTTGCAGGCACCCAGGACACTCGGTGGGGTAGCCCCACATCCCTGGAGGGAGAGCTGGGCGCCGTGGCCATCTTCCACGAAGCCCTGCAGCCGGCCGCCCTGCGGGCCCTGTGCACCATGG ggcccaACGAGACAGCCCCCTTCAAGCCTGAGGGTGAGTTCCACGAACTTGGCTCCAAGCTGCTTCTCCACTACTCACCtcag gCCTGTAAGAACAACATCTGCCTGGACCTGTCCCCCAGCCACGGGCTGGACGGCCGCCTGACGGGCCACAGGGTGGAGACGTGGGACGTGAAG GATGTGGTGAACTGTGTGGGAGGCATGGCTGCCCTGCTGCCCCTGCTGGAGCGCGtggccacccagccccaggaggcCGAGGCAGGTCCGGCCGAAACGCACGACCTCGTGGGGCCCGAGCTCACATCTGGCCACAGTGCCCAGGGCCTGGTGCTCCCTCTGGGCAAGTCCTCAG AGGAGCGGATGGAGCGGAACACGGTCGCCGCCTTTCTGCTGATGCTGAAGAACTTCGTGCAAGGCCACACTGTCAACCAGGAGAGCCTGGTGCAGTGCCAGGGGCCCGCCATCATCGGGGCCCTCCTGCGCAAG gtccCCCCCTGGGCCATGGACATGAACGTGCTCATGTCCGCCCAGCTGCTGATGGAGCAGGTGGCCGTGGAGGGCGGCGGGCCCCTCCTCTACCTGCTGTACCAGCACCTGCTCTTCAACTTCCCCCTCTGGACGCTCAGCGACTTTGCCGTGCGCCTCG GCCACATCCAGTACATATCCAGCATCGTCCGCGAGCACAGACAGAGGCTGCGGAAGAAGTACGGGGTCCAGTTCATTCTCGACGCCCTGCGCATGCACTACGG CCCGCAGCGGGAGCGCCCCCTGGCGGCCGACGACCTGCGCACAATGCAGACGGCGCTCCTGGGCCTGGCCCGGGAGTTCCTGGTGCGGAGCGCCTCCACTGAGGACTTGCAGGTGGTGCTGAACTTTCTGACCGTTGCGGGTGATGATAACCAG CTGGTGGGTGCCTTGGACCTGCTGCTGGCCCTGCTGCAGGCATCGCCCTCCCAGGagcctctggccatcttcctgcTGGAGCCGAGGAACCTGGAGGTCCTGCTGGCGCTGCTGCTGCGGCCAGGGTCCCTGCCCCTGCTTCCTGACCGAGTTTGCAAG GTCCTGCGCAGGATGCAGCAGAACGAGCGTTTGCCCGAACGCAGCCGCCAGCGTCTCCGGCTGCGAGAATGTGGCCTCCAGGGTCTCGTCGCCTGCCTGCCTGAGGGCACTGTCGCCCCCCAGCTCTGCCAGGGCCTGTACAAACTGTTCCTGGGGACAG ACTGCCTGGACCTCTCAGACCTGCTGGCTGCGGTACAGCTGTCCCTCCAGGCTGACCTCAGCGTCCGCCTGGACATCTGTCGCCAG CTCTTCCACCTCATCTACGGACAGCCGGATGTCGTGCAGCTGTTGGCCCGGCAGCCCGGCTGGCAGGACGTGCTGACGCGACTGTATGTCCTGGAAGCGGCCACGGCCGGCAGCCCCCTGCCCTGTCCCCCCGAGACACCCACCTCCCCGGAGTCAGCCCTAGCCCGGCCCCCCTCGGAGTCGCCCGAGCCTTCTGATGTCTTCCTGCCCTCCGAGGGCCCCTGCCCCGACCCTGACGCCGTTTACCAAGCTCTCTCTCCGTTCTGCACGCCCTTCGACCTGGGCCTGGAACGGGCCAGTGTGGGCTCGGGCAACACCGCTGGCTGCGGCAGCGGGACTCTGACCCCCGCCAGCCAGCCCAGCACACCCTCCCCGCTGGATGGGCCCCGGCCCTTCCCTGCCGCCCCGGGCCGCCACAGCTCCAGCCTCTCCAACGTGCTGGAGGACGGCAGCCTCCCGGAGCCCGCGGTCGGCGGGGATGACGCCTCCAACAACAGCAACCCTCAG CAAACCTGCGAGGAGGAGCTGTGCAACCTGCTCACCAACGTGCTGTTCTCAGTGACGTGGCGCGGCGTGGAGGGCACTGACGAGGCCGCCTGGCGGGAGCGTGGCCAGGTCTTCTCTGTGCTCACCCAGCTGGGGGCCTCGGCCACTCTGGTGCGCCCGCCGGACTACATCAAGCGCAG CCTCCTGGAGATGATGCTGGAGTCAGCCCTGACCGACATCAGAGAGGCGCCCCCGGGCGGCCTGGCCGGCCTGGGCCAGCAGGCGCTCTGGCTGCTGCGGCTGCTGCAGGACTTCCTGTGCGCCGAGGGGCACGGGAACCAGGAGCTGTGGAGCGAGAAG CTCTTCGAGGGCGTGTGCAGCCTGCTGGACCGCCTGGGAGCGTGGCCGCACCTGGCCGACGGCACGGCCGACCTCCGCGAGATGGCACAGATCGGCCTGCGCCTGGTGCTGGGCTACGTCCTGCTGGAGGACCCCCAG CTGCACGCCCAGGCCTACGTGAAGCTGCACTCGCTGCTGCAGACGTCGGTGCCCATGCGCCGCGAGGAGGCCTGCTACGTGCTGTCCAAGCTGGAGGCCGCGCTGGCCCGGGCCCTCGACACCCCCCGGGACGGGCAGCCCCCCGCCACGGTGGCCGCGGCCACCACGGAACGCTGCTCGTGGCTGGTGCCGCTGGTGCGCACGCTGCTGGACCGCGCCTACGGGCCCCTGGGGCTGCAGTGGGGGCTGCCCTCCCTGCCGCCCACCAACGGCAGCCCCACCTTCTTCGAGGACTTCCAGGACTTCTGTGCCACCCCCGAGTGGCGCCACTTCATCGACAAGCAG GTGCAGCCCATCATGTCGCAGTTCGAGATGGACACCTACGCCAAGAGCCACGACCTCATGTCGGGCTTCTGGAACGCCTGCTACGACACCCTCATGAGCGGCGGGCAGAGGCGCCAGCGCCAGCGGGCCCTGAGCCGCAGGGCCTTCCAG gaGCTGGTGCTGGAGCCGGTGCAGCATCGGGCGCGCCTGGAGGGGCTGCGCTATGGCTCGGCGCTGAAGCAGCAGGCGGCCCAGCACGCCACGGCCCTGCTGCACTGGGGCGTCCTGTGGcggcagctctccagcccctgtggGGCCTGGGCCCTGAG GGACCCGCCCACCCCACACTGGAAGCTGTCCTGTGCAGAGACGTACTCGCGCATGCGGCTCAAGCTAGTGCCTAACCATCACTTCAACCCTCACCTGGAAGCCAGTGCCCTGCGTGACAACCTGG gtgagggcccCCTGACACCCACTGAGGAGACCTCGCTGCCTCTAGCGGTGACCAAAGAGGCCAAAGTCAGCACTGTCCCTGAGGCGCTTCAGGAAGACCAGCTGGGCGAGGATGAGCTGGCCGCTCTGGAGCTGGC GATGGAGGCGACGGAGCTGGGTCAGCAGCATGAGAAGCTGGTGCTGTCTGCCGAGTGCCAGCTGGTCACGGTGGTGGCCGTGGTCCCCGGGCTGCTGGAGGTCACCACGCAGCACGTGTACTTCTACGACGGCAGCGCCGAGCGTGTGGAGACCGAAGAGG gtatcGGCCATGACTTTCGGCGCCCGCTGGCCCAGCTGCGGGAGGTCCATCTCCGCCGCTTCAACCTGCGCCGTTCGGCGCTGGAGCTCTTCTTCATCGACCAGGCCAACTACTTCCTCAACTTCCCCAGCAGGGCCGGGGGAGCCCCGGCCTCGTCCCCCGCGcccaggccccagccctgccccagcccGCCCCACACCCAGGTGCGGAACCAGGTGTACTCGTGGCTCCTGCGCCTGCACCCCCACTGCCAGGGCTACCTGAGCAGCCGCTCCCCCCAGGACATGCTGCGAGCTTCGGGCCTTACCCAG AAATGGGTACAGCGTGAGATATCCAACTTTGAGTACTTGATGCAACTCAACACCATCGCCGGGCGCACCTACAACGACTTGTCTCAGTACCCCGTG TTCCCCTGGGTCCTGCAGGACTACGTGTCCCCCATCCTGGACCTCAGCAACCCGGCCGTCTTCCGGGACCTGTCGAAGCCCATTGGTGTGGTGAACCCCAAGCACGCCCAGCTAGTGAGGGAGAA GTACGAGAGCTTCGAGGACCCGGCTGGCACCATCGACAAGTTCCACTACGGCACCCACTACTCCAACGCGGCGGGCGTGATGCACTACCTCATCCGAGTGGAGCCCTTCACCTCCCTGCACGTCCAGCTGCAGAGTGGCCG CTTTGACTGCTCCGACCGGCAGTTCCACTCGGTGGCCGCAGCCTGGCAGGCCCGCCTGGAGAGCCCGGCCGACGTGAAGGAGCTTATCCCagagttcttcttcttccccGACTTCCTGGAGAACCAGAACG GCTTCGACCTGGGCTGCCTCCAGCTGACCAACGAGAAGGTGGGGGACGTGGTGCTGCCCCCCTGGGCCAGCTCTCCTGAGGACTTCATCCAGCAGCACCGCCAGGCCCTG GAGTCAGAGTACGTGTCCGCCCACCTGCACGAGTGGATCGACCTGATCTTCGGCTACAAGCAGCGGGGGCCAGCGGCGGAGGAGGCGCTCAACGTCTTCTACTACTGCACCTATGAGG GGGCCGTGGACCTGGACCATGTGGCGGACGAGCGGGAACGGAAAGCCCTGGAAGGCATCATCAGCAACTTTGGGCAGACTCCCTGCCAGCTGCTGAAG GAGCCACACCCGGCTCGGCTGTCGGCTGAGGAGGCAGCCCAGCGCCTGGCACGTCTGGACACTAACTCACCTAGCATATTCCAGCACCTGGACCAACTCAAGGCCTTCTTCGCGGAG GTCATCAGTGACGGTGTGCCCGTGGTGCTGGCCCTGGTGCCCCACCGACAGTCCCACTCCTTCATCAGCCAGAGCTCCCCGGACCTGCTG GTGACCGTGAGTGCCAGTGGGCTGCTGGGCACCCACAGCTGGCTGCCCTACGACCGCAACATAAACAACTACTTCAGCTTCAGCAAAGACCCCAACATGGGCAGCCCCAA GACGCAGCGACTGCTCAGTGGCCCTTGGGTGCCGGGCAGCGACGTGAACGGACGAGCCCTGGCGGTGGCCCCGGACGGAAAGCTGCTGTTCAGTGGCGGCCACTGGGACGGCAGCCTGCGAGTGACCTCACTCCCCCGGGGCAAGCTGCTCAGCCAGCTCCGCCATCACCTGG ACGTGGTGACCTGCCTTGCACTGGATACCTGTGGCATCTACCTCATTTCAGGCTCCCGGGACACCACGTGCATGGTGTGGCAGCTCCTGCAGCAG GGTGGTCTCTCGGTAGGGCTGGCAACAAAGCCGGTGCAGGTCTTGTATGGGCACGAGGCTGCCGTGAGCTGCGTGGCCATCAGCACTGAACTCGACATGGCCGTGTCTGGATCTGAG GACGGGACTGTGATCATCCACACCGTACGCCGTGGCCAGTTCGTGGCGACACTCCGGCCTCCGGGAGCCGCGCTGCCGGGCCCCGTGTCCCACCTGGCACTGGGCTCTGAGGGTCAGATCGTGGTGCAGAGCTCAGCACGGGAGCGTCCGGGAGCCCAG GTCACCTGCTCCCTGCACCTGTACTCGGTGAACGGCCGGCTGCGGGCGTCGCGGCCTCTGAGGGAGCAACCCACCGCGCTGGCGGTGGCGGAGGACTTTGTCCTGCTGGGCACGGCCCAGTGTGCCTTGCACATCCTGCGCCTCGACAA GCTGCTGCCCGCGGCGCCGCCCCTGCCCATGAAGGTGCCCATCCGCAGCGTGGCCGTGACCAAGGAGCGCAGCCACGTGCTCGTGGGCCTGGAGGACGGCAAGCTGATCGTGGTGGGCTCGGGCCGGCCCTCCGAG GTGCGCAGCGGCCAGTTCGCGCGGAAGCTGTGGCGCTCGTCGTCGCGGCGCATCTCGCAGGTGTCCTCCGGGGAGACCGAGTACAACCCCGCCGAGGCCCGCTGA